A window of Cohnella herbarum contains these coding sequences:
- a CDS encoding aldose 1-epimerase, with the protein MVIERFDLYGETAIRARNEELEIVLVPSWGSNLLSLRSLSKNLDLLRFPQCREEYEADPFMYGLPILFPPNRIADGRFEYNGREYRFNINDPSEHNHTHGLLFDAPWKLLRAEAEGERIVLETIIHSEEHEGILAQFPHLFTVHMKYVLEQTSLTVEATVSNRDSAPFPWGLGYHTTFNFPFNGSGDLASCRFALNADKQWVLDERFLPTGGLVDIPYSEQLREGKSLVGHALDDAFLTADAGANEAVLTDSGSGIRVVYGADEQFKHWVVYNHDSKQGYLCPEPYTWITNAPNLRQLPEELTGFRVLRPGEQAQTITRIRIEEVI; encoded by the coding sequence ATGGTAATCGAACGGTTTGACCTTTACGGCGAAACCGCGATAAGAGCGCGGAACGAGGAACTGGAAATCGTTTTAGTCCCGTCATGGGGGAGCAATTTATTGTCTTTGCGCTCCCTAAGCAAAAACCTTGATTTGCTGCGATTCCCGCAATGCCGGGAAGAGTACGAAGCGGATCCGTTCATGTACGGATTGCCGATTCTATTCCCTCCGAATCGGATAGCCGACGGCAGGTTCGAATATAACGGCAGGGAGTATCGCTTTAATATCAATGACCCTTCGGAACACAATCATACCCATGGTTTGTTGTTCGACGCGCCGTGGAAGCTCCTGAGAGCCGAAGCCGAGGGAGAACGAATCGTGCTGGAGACGATCATTCACTCGGAGGAACACGAAGGGATTCTAGCGCAATTTCCTCATCTCTTTACCGTTCATATGAAGTACGTTTTGGAGCAGACGTCGCTAACCGTCGAAGCGACGGTTAGCAACCGGGATAGCGCTCCCTTTCCTTGGGGGCTCGGTTATCATACGACTTTTAATTTCCCGTTTAACGGTTCAGGGGATTTGGCGTCGTGCCGGTTCGCGCTTAATGCGGACAAACAATGGGTGTTGGACGAACGGTTTCTGCCGACCGGAGGGCTCGTAGATATCCCGTATTCGGAACAATTGCGCGAGGGGAAAAGCCTTGTCGGGCACGCGCTGGACGATGCTTTCCTTACGGCCGACGCCGGAGCGAACGAAGCGGTGTTGACGGATTCGGGCTCCGGAATTCGCGTCGTATACGGCGCCGACGAGCAGTTCAAACATTGGGTGGTTTACAATCACGATTCCAAACAAGGTTATCTTTGTCCGGAGCCGTATACTTGGATCACGAACGCGCCCAATTTGCGGCAGCTTCCGGAGGAATTGACCGGTTTCCGCGTTCTTCGGCCCGGCGAACAAGCCCAGACGATAACGCGGATTCGGATTGAAGAGGTGATCTAG